A window of the Hordeum vulgare subsp. vulgare chromosome 5H, MorexV3_pseudomolecules_assembly, whole genome shotgun sequence genome harbors these coding sequences:
- the LOC123399123 gene encoding protease 2 isoform X2, translating into MLPRRYPLPALLRLFSTTCRRRSRLPPQPHPPNTDTLPPLPAAKKVPFTVSAHGRSWSDPYHWMRDTSDPDLAALLAAENAYAEAFVGAAGGGGLRARLAAEMRARLPPSAVSPPQPWGPWSYYQYVPNGMEYPVLSRKLRPSGGLAGRFLSYLSDWEKEEVLLDWNMIAEKFGYVHIGSCRISPDHRFLAYTLDTSGGELFSLEVKDLQSKHVIFSSPDKGIVSLAWTDDSENLFYTVCDETLRPNQVFCKKMQSDEPGLLVFMEDDVNCCVDITSTKDFKYITVNSNTRTSSEVYVMESGNVREGLWPVQKRTNKVQYFLEHHNGFFYILTNAPLKDTGTTVEGYYLARRRAEKSLMDKWQVVALPGSDCTFQDMDIFHEHLVLFLQKDGLPLFCSIDLPVQIDFQEPKELGDFAPWFFPIPSSLCSILPGPNNDFMSSTFRMVVSSPVIPDLTVDYDMRKKTFTIVDQEEVTGLCSSLYTVGQSNVSSIQQNLQFIEDSQSWSDLSKLLSCERVQVVSHDGVSIPLVILYSREAHIHGESPGILYGYGAYGEDLDKSWCSDRLSLLARGWVLAFADVRGGGDPSWHLAGTKTNKINSIQDFAACGMHLIKEGLVHESRLCAMGCSAGGLLVGAVVNMLPNLFSAAVLKVPFLDICNTMLDPTLPLTILDYEEFGDPNIPVEFDAIRRYSPYDNLSPGKCYPSILGRSLGSC; encoded by the exons ATGCTCCCCCGGCGCTACCCCCTCCCCGCCCTGCTCCGCCTCTTCTCCACCACCTGCCGCCGCCGCTCCCGCCTTCCCCCGCAGCCGCATCCCCCGAACACCGACACCCTCCCGCCGCTGCCTGCGGCGAAGAAGGTCCCCTTCACCGTGTCGGCGCATGGGAGGTCGTGGAGCGACCCCTACCACTGGATGCGCGACACCTCCGACCCCGAcctcgccgccctcctcgccgccgagAACGCCTACGCCGAAGCCTTCGTTGGTGCGGCCGGAGGCGGCGGCCTCCGCGcgcgcctcgccgccgagatGCGCGCCCGGCTGCCCCCTTCCGCCGTTTCCCCGCCTCAGCCCTGGGGCCCTTG GTCATATTACCAGTATGTGCCAAACGGAATGGAGTACCCAGTTTTGTCCAGAAAGTTGAGGCCCTCTGGTGGTTTAGCAGGACGTTTCCTTAGTTATCTTTCTGACTGGGAGAAGGAAGAAGTGTTGCTTGACTGGAATATGATCGCAGAGAAATTTG GTTATGTTCACATTGGGAGTTGTCGAATATCTCCTGATCATAGGTTTCTTGCATATACTCTCGATACATCTGGGGGTGAACTGTTTTCGCTGGAAGTGAAAGATCTTCAGTCTAAGCATGTCATTTTTAGTTCACCAGACAAGGGAATTGTCAGTTTAGCATGGACCGACGACAGTGAAAATTTATTTTATACCGTCTGTGATGAGACTCTACGTCCCAATCA GGTTTTCTGTAAAAAGATGCAGTCAGATGAGCCCGGTCTTTTAGTTTTCATGGAGGATGATGTAAACTGTTGCGTGGATATCACAAGCACAAAAGATTTCAAGTATATCACTGTGAATTCTAACACAAGGACATCATCTGAG GTTTATGTGATGGAATCTGGTAATGTAAGAGAGGGCTTATGGCCTGTACAAAAGCGCACCAACAAAGTGCAGTACTTTTTGGAGCATCATAATGGGTTTTTCTATATTCTTACTAATGCACCCTTGAAAGATACTGGAACTACAGTCGAAGGCTACTACCTGGCCAGGCGTAGAGCTGAAAAATCACTGATGGATAAATGGCAG GTTGTGGCACTCCCAGGGTCGGACTGCACATTTCAGGATATGGATATTTTTCACGAACATTTAGTTCTCTTTCTTCAAAAAGATGGGCTTCCTCTGTTTTGCTCCATCGATTTGCCAGTCCAGATCGACTTTCAG GAGCCAAAGGAATTGGGTGATTTCGCTCCATGGTTTTTCCCAATACCTTCAAGTTTATGCAGCATTCTTCCTGGACCCAACAATGATTTCATGTCATCTACTTTTCGTATGGTGGTGTCATCACCAGTG ATTCCAGACTTAACTGTGGAttatgacatgagaaagaagacaTTTACTATAGTTGATCAAGAGGAAGTGACTGGCCTTTGTTCAAGTCTATACACAGTAGGACAATCCAATGTTTCAAGCATCCAACAAAATCTGCAGTTTATTGAAGATTCACAAAGTTGGAGTGATCTTTCCAAGTTGTTATCTTGTGAGAGGGTCCAAGTTGTTTCACATGATGGTGTATCAATACCTTTAGTGATCCTGTATTCACGGGAAGCTCATATTCATGGAGAATCACCTGGGATCTTATACGGATATGGAGCTTATGGAGAAGATCTGGATAAAAGCTGGTGTTCTGACAGGCTTAGTCTGCTTGCTCGAGGTTGGGTTCTTGCATTTGCTGATGTTAG GGGTGGAGGGGATCCATCATGGCATCTAGCAGGCACCAAAACCAACAAGATAAATTCAATTCAAGATTTTGCGGCATGTGGTATGCATCTTATCAAGGAAGGCTTAGTGCATGAAAGTCGTCTTTGTGCTATGGGCTGCAGTGCTGGTGGTTTGCTGGTTGGGGCGGTCGTTAATATGTTGCCAAATTTATTCTCTGCTGCAGTTCTCAAG GTCCCTTTTCTTGATATATGCAACACAATGTTGGATCCTACGTTACCTCTCACCATCTTGGACTACGAAGAATTTGGTGACCCTAATATCCCAGTTGAATTTGATGCAATCCGTCGTTATTCTCCTTATGACAACTTATCTCCTGGCAAATGTTACCCCTCAATTCTG GGT
- the LOC123399125 gene encoding serine/arginine repetitive matrix protein 1-like gives MVGSWCDSNRDSWHHRVSAPRARLEANWPRTARRTGTAARSLPSRRAAHAGVALPCPAGRPEQPACRCRHGISPISFVTSTSHRTRTPGPTGPTRFRRAPGPAPARIVGATAERASRLRLSPRARGALQGLAATVRFLYVPRGGRPVAVRNHCTTAGPRGGLHERLGPAGRRPMRACVRTTRHRARPSSNGSKKNATTPRAAASSSWYVVRPYVRPSARWLPPGVKQRWRWRWRAPIQQSAPPHAPCGHTVKCRRTVKMLLHLIWTAGPAPPPTRPLKTHPAAPHTHARPNASSTAVRSLAIVGGWYVQAGMQEPGRRPFAGAVDLRRPKGYPAAPAAQAQAEAEPAAGDAHGDPCPRCESRDTKFCYYNNYNTSQPRHYCKSCRRYWTKGGTLRNVPVGGGSRKSSSSSSSSSSSPKRAKNSKRRRVAPAAPQEPEPGADADADASTAVAADATTTKEAAATEDVATADDPAATPAADGDGCFTLTAGEPDAPPAADGDGCFAFTAGEPDAPVPAADGDGGLAFTDHPSVALGLGVPDDAGGKELADPSPFEWPSGCDLGSYWVAGVFADTDPALFLSPP, from the coding sequence ATGGTGGGATCGTGGTGCGATTCGAACAGAGATTCGTGGCACCATCGCGTCAGTGCGCCACGCGCGCGCCTCGAAGCCAACTGGCCGCGCACGGCACGGCGCACCGGCACCGCCGCACGGTCCCTCCCATCCCGGCGCGCCGCGCACGCTGGAGTTGCCCTGCCGTGCCCTGCCGGGAGGCCGGAGCAACCGGCGTGCAGGTGCAGGCATGGTATCTCTCCGATCAGCTTCGTCACATCAACCAGCCACCGGACCCGCACACCCGGACCAACGGGCCCGACGCGTTTCCGCCGGGCCCCGGGCCCGGCCCCGGCCCGGATCGTGGGTGCCACTGCTGAGAGGGCAAGTCGCTTGCGCTTATCGCCTCGGGCTCGGGGCGCCCTCCAGGGCCTGGCCGCGACGGTAAGGTTCCTGTACGTGCCGAGAGGAGGGCGACCCGTCGCTGTGCGCAACCACTGCACGACCGCTGGTCCACGAGGTGGGCTGCACGAGCGCCTGGGACCGGCCGGCCGGCGACcgatgcgtgcgtgcgtgcgtacgACACGGCACCGCGCGCGTCCGTCCTCTAACGGAAGTAAAAAAAACGCGACGACGCCTCGGGCGGCGGCCAGTAGCTCGTGGTACGTCGTACGCCCGTACGTCCGCCCGTCCGCGCGGTGGTTGCCGCCGGGGGTCAAACaaaggtggcggtggcggtggcgggcaCCGATCCAACAGTCCGCGCCACCTCACGCACCATGCGGCCACACCGTCAAATGCCGCCGCACCGTAAAAATGCTGCTCCACTTGATCTGGACGGCTGGACCTGCTCCACCACCGACCCGCCCCCTTAAGACCCACCCCGCcgcaccacacacgcacgcacgtccaaacgcctcctccaccgccgttcGATCGCTTGCAATCGTTGGTGGGTGGTACGTGCAGGCTGGTATGCAGGAGCCCGGGCGGCGGCCGTTCGCCGGCGCCGTCGACCTGCGCCGGCCCAAGGGCTACCCGGCGGCGCCGGCCGCGCAGGCGCAGGCGGAGGCGGAGCCGGCGGCGGGGGACGCGCACGGCGACCCGTGCCCGCGGTGCGAGTCGCGGGACACCaagttctgctactacaacaactacaacacctCCCAGCCGCGCCACTACTGCAAGTCCTGCCGCCGCTACTGGACCAAGGGCGGCACCCTCCGCAACGTCCCCGTCGGCGGCGGCTCCCGCAagagctcctcctcctcgtcctcctcgtcctccagccCGAAGCGCGCCAAGAACTCCAAGCGCCGCCGCGTCGCGCCGGCGGCGCCCCAGGAGCCCGAGCCCggcgccgacgccgacgccgacgcctcAACCGCCGTCGCCGCGGACGCAACGACGACGAAGGAAGCCGCGGCCACCGAGGACGTCGCAACAGCTGACGATCCCGCCGCGACCCCTGCGGCGGACGGAGACGGGTGTTTCACTCTCACGGCGGGCGAGCCCGACGCGCCACCCGCGGCGGACGGAGACGGGTGCTTCGCTTTCACGGCCGGCGAGCCCGACGCGCCAGTTCCCGCGGCGGACGGAGACGGGGGCCTCGCTTTCACCGATCACCCGTCGGTGGCGCTGGGGCTGGGCGTCCCGGACGATGCCGGCGGGAAGGAGCTGGCGGACCCGAGCCCATTCGAGTGGCCGTCGGGCTGCGATCTGGGGTCCTACTGGGTGGCCGGCGTGTTCGCCGACACCGATCCGGCGCTGTTCCTCAGCCCACCGTGA
- the LOC123399123 gene encoding protease 2 isoform X1, with amino-acid sequence MLPRRYPLPALLRLFSTTCRRRSRLPPQPHPPNTDTLPPLPAAKKVPFTVSAHGRSWSDPYHWMRDTSDPDLAALLAAENAYAEAFVGAAGGGGLRARLAAEMRARLPPSAVSPPQPWGPWSYYQYVPNGMEYPVLSRKLRPSGGLAGRFLSYLSDWEKEEVLLDWNMIAEKFGYVHIGSCRISPDHRFLAYTLDTSGGELFSLEVKDLQSKHVIFSSPDKGIVSLAWTDDSENLFYTVCDETLRPNQVFCKKMQSDEPGLLVFMEDDVNCCVDITSTKDFKYITVNSNTRTSSEVYVMESGNVREGLWPVQKRTNKVQYFLEHHNGFFYILTNAPLKDTGTTVEGYYLARRRAEKSLMDKWQVVALPGSDCTFQDMDIFHEHLVLFLQKDGLPLFCSIDLPVQIDFQEPKELGDFAPWFFPIPSSLCSILPGPNNDFMSSTFRMVVSSPVIPDLTVDYDMRKKTFTIVDQEEVTGLCSSLYTVGQSNVSSIQQNLQFIEDSQSWSDLSKLLSCERVQVVSHDGVSIPLVILYSREAHIHGESPGILYGYGAYGEDLDKSWCSDRLSLLARGWVLAFADVRGGGDPSWHLAGTKTNKINSIQDFAACGMHLIKEGLVHESRLCAMGCSAGGLLVGAVVNMLPNLFSAAVLKVPFLDICNTMLDPTLPLTILDYEEFGDPNIPVEFDAIRRYSPYDNLSPGKCYPSILVTASFNDTRVGVWEAAKWVSKVRDVTCPSCSNSVVLKTNMQSGHFGEGGRLMGCEETAFDYAFLMKALGMDDIASK; translated from the exons ATGCTCCCCCGGCGCTACCCCCTCCCCGCCCTGCTCCGCCTCTTCTCCACCACCTGCCGCCGCCGCTCCCGCCTTCCCCCGCAGCCGCATCCCCCGAACACCGACACCCTCCCGCCGCTGCCTGCGGCGAAGAAGGTCCCCTTCACCGTGTCGGCGCATGGGAGGTCGTGGAGCGACCCCTACCACTGGATGCGCGACACCTCCGACCCCGAcctcgccgccctcctcgccgccgagAACGCCTACGCCGAAGCCTTCGTTGGTGCGGCCGGAGGCGGCGGCCTCCGCGcgcgcctcgccgccgagatGCGCGCCCGGCTGCCCCCTTCCGCCGTTTCCCCGCCTCAGCCCTGGGGCCCTTG GTCATATTACCAGTATGTGCCAAACGGAATGGAGTACCCAGTTTTGTCCAGAAAGTTGAGGCCCTCTGGTGGTTTAGCAGGACGTTTCCTTAGTTATCTTTCTGACTGGGAGAAGGAAGAAGTGTTGCTTGACTGGAATATGATCGCAGAGAAATTTG GTTATGTTCACATTGGGAGTTGTCGAATATCTCCTGATCATAGGTTTCTTGCATATACTCTCGATACATCTGGGGGTGAACTGTTTTCGCTGGAAGTGAAAGATCTTCAGTCTAAGCATGTCATTTTTAGTTCACCAGACAAGGGAATTGTCAGTTTAGCATGGACCGACGACAGTGAAAATTTATTTTATACCGTCTGTGATGAGACTCTACGTCCCAATCA GGTTTTCTGTAAAAAGATGCAGTCAGATGAGCCCGGTCTTTTAGTTTTCATGGAGGATGATGTAAACTGTTGCGTGGATATCACAAGCACAAAAGATTTCAAGTATATCACTGTGAATTCTAACACAAGGACATCATCTGAG GTTTATGTGATGGAATCTGGTAATGTAAGAGAGGGCTTATGGCCTGTACAAAAGCGCACCAACAAAGTGCAGTACTTTTTGGAGCATCATAATGGGTTTTTCTATATTCTTACTAATGCACCCTTGAAAGATACTGGAACTACAGTCGAAGGCTACTACCTGGCCAGGCGTAGAGCTGAAAAATCACTGATGGATAAATGGCAG GTTGTGGCACTCCCAGGGTCGGACTGCACATTTCAGGATATGGATATTTTTCACGAACATTTAGTTCTCTTTCTTCAAAAAGATGGGCTTCCTCTGTTTTGCTCCATCGATTTGCCAGTCCAGATCGACTTTCAG GAGCCAAAGGAATTGGGTGATTTCGCTCCATGGTTTTTCCCAATACCTTCAAGTTTATGCAGCATTCTTCCTGGACCCAACAATGATTTCATGTCATCTACTTTTCGTATGGTGGTGTCATCACCAGTG ATTCCAGACTTAACTGTGGAttatgacatgagaaagaagacaTTTACTATAGTTGATCAAGAGGAAGTGACTGGCCTTTGTTCAAGTCTATACACAGTAGGACAATCCAATGTTTCAAGCATCCAACAAAATCTGCAGTTTATTGAAGATTCACAAAGTTGGAGTGATCTTTCCAAGTTGTTATCTTGTGAGAGGGTCCAAGTTGTTTCACATGATGGTGTATCAATACCTTTAGTGATCCTGTATTCACGGGAAGCTCATATTCATGGAGAATCACCTGGGATCTTATACGGATATGGAGCTTATGGAGAAGATCTGGATAAAAGCTGGTGTTCTGACAGGCTTAGTCTGCTTGCTCGAGGTTGGGTTCTTGCATTTGCTGATGTTAG GGGTGGAGGGGATCCATCATGGCATCTAGCAGGCACCAAAACCAACAAGATAAATTCAATTCAAGATTTTGCGGCATGTGGTATGCATCTTATCAAGGAAGGCTTAGTGCATGAAAGTCGTCTTTGTGCTATGGGCTGCAGTGCTGGTGGTTTGCTGGTTGGGGCGGTCGTTAATATGTTGCCAAATTTATTCTCTGCTGCAGTTCTCAAG GTCCCTTTTCTTGATATATGCAACACAATGTTGGATCCTACGTTACCTCTCACCATCTTGGACTACGAAGAATTTGGTGACCCTAATATCCCAGTTGAATTTGATGCAATCCGTCGTTATTCTCCTTATGACAACTTATCTCCTGGCAAATGTTACCCCTCAATTCTGGTGACTGCCTCTTTTAACGATACAAG GGT